One window of the Brevundimonas goettingensis genome contains the following:
- a CDS encoding AraC family transcriptional regulator produces MLAAALAIAPVQKAANRLLAATLVVIAGLLIPYAIGFAGAYDAWRGLTFAPFAIPLALGPLLFAYASALEENRVSRRLLWHFAPPLVQAAYFTICFLLPIGRKWAWYTGGHDAVVSPVFSALTLTSLAGYALAIGPVLKRYRARLADERSDDDQYAARWLSRVRAAIVFSLLVEVAFWLWSTATGGIDYFQETGLYLALGGLGLYLGVAGLRQAGLPPPLRALDRLPEPKAAPARAPTDWRLIAGEIADRTRAEGWWREPDLTLPGLARRLGTNSGRLSRAINLGLEVNFSVFINGLRAEAVADAITIRPKADLLDLAFEMGFASKASFNRAFHARYGMAPSAYRRQVSNPDFSPLMPDLRRADA; encoded by the coding sequence GTGCTCGCCGCCGCGCTCGCGATCGCGCCTGTACAGAAGGCCGCCAACCGCCTCCTCGCCGCGACCCTCGTGGTGATCGCCGGTCTGTTGATTCCTTACGCCATCGGCTTCGCCGGCGCCTATGACGCCTGGCGCGGGCTGACCTTCGCGCCTTTCGCGATCCCTTTGGCTTTGGGACCGCTGCTCTTCGCCTATGCCAGCGCTCTGGAAGAGAACCGGGTCTCGCGCCGTCTGCTCTGGCATTTCGCGCCGCCGCTTGTCCAGGCCGCCTATTTCACGATCTGCTTCCTGCTGCCCATCGGACGAAAATGGGCCTGGTACACCGGTGGCCATGACGCGGTCGTCTCGCCCGTCTTCAGCGCTCTGACGCTCACCAGCCTCGCCGGCTATGCTCTGGCGATCGGTCCGGTGCTCAAACGCTACCGCGCCCGGCTGGCGGACGAGCGCAGCGACGACGACCAGTATGCCGCACGCTGGCTGTCGCGCGTCCGGGCCGCCATCGTCTTCAGCCTGCTCGTCGAAGTCGCCTTCTGGCTCTGGTCGACGGCGACCGGCGGGATCGACTATTTCCAGGAGACCGGTCTCTACCTCGCCCTCGGCGGCCTCGGTCTGTATCTCGGCGTCGCAGGCTTGCGCCAGGCGGGCCTGCCACCGCCCCTCCGCGCTCTTGACCGATTACCCGAACCGAAAGCGGCGCCCGCCCGCGCGCCCACCGATTGGCGCCTCATCGCCGGGGAGATCGCAGACCGGACACGAGCGGAGGGCTGGTGGCGGGAGCCGGACCTGACCCTGCCCGGGCTTGCGCGAAGGCTCGGGACCAACAGTGGACGGCTCTCGCGAGCGATCAATCTGGGCCTAGAGGTCAACTTCTCGGTCTTCATCAACGGACTTCGGGCCGAAGCCGTGGCCGACGCCATCACGATCCGACCGAAAGCCGACCTTCTCGATCTGGCGTTCGAGATGGGGTTCGCCTCAAAGGCGAGTTTCAATCGCGCCTTCCACGCCCGTTACGGGATGGCGCCGTCTGCGTATCGCCGGCAGGTCTCAAATCCTGACTTTTCACCTTTGATGCCGGATCTGAGGCGCGCAGACGCCTGA
- a CDS encoding type 1 glutamine amidotransferase domain-containing protein, protein MAGKLNGKRVAVLATDGFEQVELTTPVEALKAEGATVEVVSLKAGEIQGFKHHDKADKTRVDQTLDEASTRNYDALVLPGGVINPDALRLEPLAIAFIADIHAAGKPIGAICHGPWTLINAGALDGRRVTSWPSLEADLRNAGADWVDEEVVVDQGLVTSRKPDDLPAFCAKLIEEIAEGAHRPEPA, encoded by the coding sequence ATGGCTGGAAAGCTGAACGGAAAACGCGTGGCGGTGCTGGCCACCGACGGCTTCGAACAGGTCGAACTGACCACGCCGGTCGAGGCGTTGAAGGCCGAAGGGGCGACGGTGGAGGTCGTCTCACTCAAGGCCGGTGAGATCCAGGGCTTCAAGCACCATGACAAGGCCGACAAGACTAGGGTGGACCAGACCCTCGATGAGGCGTCTACGAGGAACTATGACGCTCTGGTCCTGCCCGGTGGCGTGATCAACCCGGACGCCCTGCGGCTGGAACCGCTGGCCATCGCCTTCATCGCCGACATCCATGCCGCCGGAAAGCCGATCGGAGCCATCTGTCACGGGCCGTGGACGCTCATCAACGCCGGGGCGCTGGACGGACGCCGGGTCACGTCCTGGCCGTCCCTGGAAGCGGACCTTCGCAACGCCGGCGCGGACTGGGTGGACGAGGAGGTCGTGGTCGATCAGGGTCTCGTTACGTCACGCAAGCCGGACGATCTCCCAGCCTTCTGCGCCAAGCTCATCGAAGAGATCGCAGAGGGTGCTCATCGTCCCGAGCCTGCGTGA
- a CDS encoding alpha/beta hydrolase, with protein sequence MSILDKVLGRHDDQPRTSPAKPDMMMGKVLDALAGLGGKPIETLSPQEARLQPTPTDAVKKILRETIKDKDPTLGIQTRDITIEGAAGPLQARIYSPDLDSKDLKPLVVYFHGGGFVIADLDVYDGGPRGISRFADVVVLSVHYRQAPEHQFPAAHDDAVAAWKWALANAQTLGGDPRKVAVMGESAGGNLAINVSIAARDQGLQAPAHQVLVYPLVGNDLNTESYVENATAKPLNKPMIEWFVKHTFADQGETADPRVNVVGAADLRGLPSSTVITAEIDPLRTEGEQLAEKLEAAGVDTRAKTFNGSTHEFFGMGLVVPDAAVAQQFAAHDLKKAFGTAILPI encoded by the coding sequence ATGTCCATTCTCGACAAGGTTCTTGGTCGCCACGACGATCAGCCGCGCACCTCTCCCGCCAAACCCGACATGATGATGGGCAAGGTACTCGACGCCCTCGCCGGCCTCGGCGGCAAACCCATCGAGACCCTGTCGCCACAGGAAGCGCGGCTGCAGCCGACCCCGACCGATGCGGTGAAGAAGATTCTGCGCGAAACGATCAAGGATAAAGATCCGACGCTGGGCATCCAGACCCGCGACATCACCATCGAAGGCGCGGCGGGTCCGCTGCAGGCCCGCATCTACAGCCCCGACCTCGACAGCAAGGACCTCAAGCCTCTGGTCGTCTATTTCCACGGCGGCGGCTTCGTCATCGCCGACCTCGACGTCTATGACGGCGGTCCTCGCGGGATCAGCCGATTCGCTGACGTCGTGGTCCTGTCGGTCCACTATCGCCAGGCGCCCGAGCACCAGTTTCCGGCCGCCCATGATGACGCCGTCGCGGCCTGGAAATGGGCGCTGGCCAACGCCCAGACCCTCGGTGGCGATCCGCGCAAGGTGGCGGTAATGGGCGAAAGCGCCGGCGGCAATCTGGCGATCAACGTCTCGATCGCGGCGCGGGACCAGGGGCTGCAGGCCCCGGCCCACCAGGTTCTGGTCTACCCTCTCGTCGGCAATGACCTGAACACCGAGAGCTATGTCGAGAACGCCACGGCCAAGCCCCTCAACAAGCCGATGATCGAATGGTTCGTGAAACACACCTTTGCCGACCAGGGCGAGACCGCCGATCCCCGGGTCAACGTCGTGGGCGCCGCCGATCTGCGCGGCCTGCCCTCCTCCACCGTCATTACCGCCGAAATCGACCCCCTGCGCACCGAGGGGGAGCAACTCGCGGAGAAGCTGGAAGCCGCAGGCGTCGATACCCGGGCCAAGACCTTCAACGGCTCGACCCACGAGTTCTTCGGCATGGGTCTGGTTGTGCCCGACGCTGCTGTCGCCCAGCAGTTCGCCGCGCATGACCTGAAGAAGGCGTTCGGCACGGCGATCCTGCCGATCTGA
- a CDS encoding peptidase S14 yields the protein MTMDWNETLSPKAFDAPRILLAGPVGYDMYHRFRDQFAVAPATGLVVIELSTLGGDPEVARMMGEDVRFHSELSAERRFVFLGKAAIYSAGATFMSFFARGNRYLTRGTRLMIHERKLCKTLEINGPLTTCIAGVKAALHEIEHSIAIQNEGFENLIAGSQVTMDEVLRRAPENWYLEAQEAKALGLIQDVI from the coding sequence ATGACCATGGACTGGAACGAGACCCTGAGCCCCAAGGCGTTCGATGCGCCGCGGATTCTGCTGGCCGGTCCGGTCGGCTACGACATGTACCACCGCTTTCGGGATCAGTTCGCCGTGGCGCCGGCGACGGGTCTGGTGGTGATCGAGCTGTCGACCCTCGGCGGGGACCCCGAGGTGGCGCGGATGATGGGCGAGGACGTTCGCTTTCACAGCGAACTGTCTGCCGAGCGCCGCTTCGTCTTTCTCGGCAAGGCGGCCATCTATTCGGCCGGTGCGACCTTCATGAGCTTCTTCGCGCGCGGAAACCGCTACCTCACGCGCGGGACCCGGCTGATGATCCACGAGCGCAAGCTGTGCAAGACGCTGGAGATCAACGGGCCGCTGACCACCTGCATCGCCGGGGTGAAGGCGGCGCTGCACGAGATCGAACACTCGATCGCGATCCAGAACGAGGGCTTTGAAAACCTGATCGCCGGATCGCAGGTGACCATGGACGAGGTCCTGAGGCGCGCGCCGGAGAACTGGTATCTCGAAGCCCAGGAGGCGAAGGCGCTGGGGCTCATCCAGGATGTGATCTGA
- a CDS encoding transglutaminase family protein — translation MPILTLSHLTVYRYNQPVAFGEHRIMVRPRESYDQRLIEASLDIDPAPVDLRWVQDVFGNAVALARFDRRATELRFDSRVRMEHAPVEPERVDIEDYARDYPFTYSSEDMPDLLRSIERQHHDPDRIVDHWARRFLDTDTRTPTLGLLTEMTRTIKREFTYIPRPEGGAQSPLETLRTRQGTCRDYAVLMIEAVRSLGFAARFVSGYVYSPTQHEGRIGGGNTHAWVRVFIPGSGWVEFDPTNAIIGNRGLIRVAIARDPYQALPLSGAWTGFPGSAIGMDVTVRIDVEPEPLSAPALSDPPPAPSAPQDVR, via the coding sequence ATGCCAATTCTCACCCTCTCCCACCTGACCGTCTACCGGTACAACCAGCCGGTCGCCTTCGGCGAGCACCGCATCATGGTGCGGCCGCGCGAGAGCTATGACCAGCGGCTGATCGAGGCGTCCCTCGACATCGACCCGGCGCCCGTCGACCTCCGGTGGGTCCAGGATGTGTTCGGCAACGCCGTCGCCCTGGCCCGGTTCGACCGTCGCGCCACGGAACTGCGCTTCGACAGCCGGGTGCGGATGGAACACGCCCCGGTCGAGCCTGAACGCGTCGATATCGAGGACTATGCCCGCGACTATCCTTTCACCTATTCGTCGGAGGACATGCCGGACCTGCTGCGCTCGATCGAACGCCAGCATCATGATCCGGACCGGATCGTCGACCATTGGGCGCGGCGGTTTCTCGACACCGACACCCGCACCCCAACGCTCGGTCTGCTGACCGAGATGACCCGGACCATCAAACGCGAGTTCACCTATATCCCGCGCCCGGAAGGCGGCGCCCAGTCGCCGCTGGAGACGCTGCGCACGCGTCAGGGCACCTGCCGGGACTATGCGGTCCTGATGATCGAGGCGGTGCGGTCGCTGGGGTTCGCGGCCCGGTTCGTATCCGGCTATGTCTATTCGCCGACGCAGCACGAGGGTCGGATAGGCGGCGGCAATACCCATGCCTGGGTCAGGGTCTTCATCCCCGGCTCGGGCTGGGTCGAGTTCGATCCGACCAATGCCATCATCGGGAACCGCGGCCTGATCCGGGTCGCCATCGCCCGCGATCCCTACCAGGCCCTGCCCCTGTCCGGCGCCTGGACCGGCTTTCCCGGCAGCGCTATCGGGATGGACGTCACCGTACGCATCGATGTGGAGCCGGAACCATTATCCGCGCCTGCGCTTTCTGACCCGCCCCCTGCCCCATCCGCGCCTCAGGACGTCCGCTGA
- a CDS encoding transglutaminase-like domain-containing protein — MLIRVGYDIRFETDRPTPMLALLSLHPSRHHDLRTPHRIVASPDVPMFEYADSFGNVVSRFTLPAGGLDLSCDFVVEDSGQPDPVVADAIQHPVEDLPEDVLVYLLASRYCETDRMLDAAWAAFGHTEPGWARVQAIVDYTHERIAFGYHHARATKTAYEAHDERAGVCRDFAHLAITLCRCMNIPARYCTGYLGDIGIPPIDAPMDFSAWFEVYLGGAWRTFDARHNRPRIGRIVMARGRDAVDAALTTAFGQATLTRFKVVTEEVQSVP; from the coding sequence ATGCTCATCCGCGTCGGATACGACATCCGCTTCGAGACCGACCGCCCGACGCCGATGCTGGCCCTGTTGAGCCTGCATCCCTCGCGCCACCACGACCTGCGCACCCCGCACCGGATCGTTGCCTCGCCCGACGTGCCGATGTTCGAGTATGCGGACAGCTTCGGCAATGTGGTCAGTCGCTTCACCTTGCCGGCGGGCGGCCTTGATCTTTCCTGCGACTTCGTCGTCGAGGACTCCGGCCAGCCCGACCCGGTGGTTGCCGACGCGATCCAGCATCCGGTCGAGGATCTGCCGGAGGACGTGCTCGTCTATCTCCTCGCCAGCCGCTACTGCGAGACGGACCGGATGCTGGACGCCGCCTGGGCCGCCTTCGGCCACACCGAGCCCGGCTGGGCGCGGGTCCAGGCCATCGTCGACTATACCCATGAGCGGATCGCCTTCGGCTACCATCACGCCCGGGCGACCAAGACGGCCTACGAGGCTCACGATGAGCGCGCCGGCGTCTGCCGGGACTTCGCCCACCTGGCCATCACCCTGTGCCGCTGCATGAATATTCCCGCCCGCTACTGTACTGGCTATCTGGGCGACATCGGCATTCCGCCGATTGACGCGCCCATGGATTTCTCGGCCTGGTTCGAAGTCTATCTGGGCGGGGCCTGGCGCACCTTCGACGCCCGCCACAACAGGCCCCGCATCGGCCGGATCGTCATGGCCCGGGGGCGGGACGCGGTCGATGCGGCCCTGACCACCGCCTTCGGTCAGGCGACCCTGACCCGGTTCAAGGTGGTGACGGAAGAGGTGCAGTCCGTTCCCTGA
- a CDS encoding SDR family oxidoreductase, translating to MADASNPTPRYPTPPFADQKQPWPGLASKMEPRPDHGETSYRGSGRLAGKRALITGGDSGIGRAAAIAFAREGADVVINHLPEEEPDAREVIDLITAEGRKGVSIRGDLRDKAFCRRLVSEAAEALGGLDILVNNAARQQTRPSIADISAEDFDATFKTNVYAPFWLSKAALEIMAEGAVIVNTASEQAGDPSEDIMDYAMTRAAMLNFTKGLATQLAPKGIRVNAVAPGPFWTPLQVSGGATPEKLKNFGASSPFGRPGQPAEIAGLYVAAADPALSYSTGQIFAATGGNRQPA from the coding sequence ATGGCCGACGCCTCCAACCCTACGCCCCGTTATCCGACCCCGCCGTTTGCGGACCAGAAGCAGCCCTGGCCGGGGCTGGCCTCGAAGATGGAGCCGCGGCCGGACCACGGCGAAACCAGCTACCGGGGCTCGGGCCGTCTCGCGGGCAAGCGCGCGCTGATCACCGGCGGCGACAGCGGCATCGGACGCGCCGCGGCCATCGCCTTCGCGCGCGAGGGCGCCGATGTGGTCATCAACCACCTGCCCGAGGAAGAGCCGGACGCGCGCGAGGTCATCGACCTGATCACCGCAGAAGGCCGCAAAGGGGTGTCGATCCGGGGCGACCTGCGCGACAAGGCCTTCTGCCGCCGGCTGGTCTCGGAGGCGGCCGAGGCCCTCGGCGGGCTCGACATCCTGGTCAACAACGCCGCTCGCCAGCAGACGCGCCCGTCCATCGCCGACATCAGCGCCGAGGACTTCGACGCGACCTTCAAAACCAACGTCTATGCGCCCTTCTGGCTGTCCAAAGCCGCGCTGGAAATCATGGCGGAGGGGGCGGTGATCGTGAACACCGCTTCCGAACAGGCGGGCGATCCGTCGGAGGACATCATGGACTATGCCATGACCCGTGCGGCGATGCTCAACTTTACCAAGGGTTTGGCGACCCAGTTGGCGCCGAAGGGCATCCGGGTCAACGCCGTTGCCCCGGGACCCTTCTGGACTCCGCTTCAGGTCAGCGGCGGCGCCACCCCGGAGAAGCTGAAGAATTTCGGCGCCTCCAGCCCCTTCGGGCGGCCCGGCCAGCCGGCCGAGATCGCGGGCCTCTATGTCGCCGCCGCCGATCCGGCGCTCAGCTATTCGACGGGTCAGATCTTCGCGGCGACCGGCGGCAATCGCCAACCGGCTTGA
- a CDS encoding histone deacetylase family protein — protein sequence MAPSRPLPPVVYHPAYSAPMPPGHRFPMHKYARLAQVLEEERLVGPGGFHIPVPASFDMLAAVHDPGYVRQVLNAEVPPQVERIIGMPVTRGVSERAQAAVGGTLLAARLALRHGLACNTAGGSHHAGPNGGAGFCVFNDIGVVARAMIDAGEIRQALVVDLDVHQGDGTAFIFEHEPRVFTFSMHGEKNYPVRRGPGDLDIDLPDGTGDDAYLAELRAILPVLLQRVAPDLTFYIAGVDPHVSDRLGRLALSDEGLAARDAYVLETCLPATPVVGVIGGGYDDDIDRLAHRHAILHRAAADAWRSGRARPAAPRD from the coding sequence ATGGCCCCTTCTCGCCCTCTTCCTCCGGTCGTCTACCACCCGGCCTACAGTGCTCCGATGCCGCCGGGTCACCGCTTCCCCATGCACAAATACGCTCGACTGGCTCAGGTGTTGGAAGAGGAGAGGCTGGTCGGACCCGGGGGGTTTCACATCCCCGTCCCCGCCAGCTTCGATATGCTCGCCGCCGTGCACGACCCAGGCTATGTGCGCCAGGTGCTGAACGCCGAAGTTCCTCCGCAGGTCGAGCGGATCATCGGCATGCCGGTCACCCGCGGCGTCTCGGAACGCGCCCAGGCCGCAGTCGGCGGCACCCTGTTGGCGGCGCGTCTGGCGCTTCGCCATGGTCTTGCCTGTAACACTGCAGGCGGCAGTCACCATGCCGGGCCGAACGGCGGCGCGGGCTTCTGCGTCTTCAACGACATCGGCGTCGTCGCCCGCGCGATGATCGACGCCGGCGAGATCCGGCAGGCGCTCGTTGTCGACCTGGACGTCCACCAGGGCGACGGGACCGCCTTCATCTTCGAGCACGAACCGCGGGTCTTCACCTTCTCCATGCACGGCGAAAAGAACTATCCCGTGCGACGCGGCCCCGGCGATCTGGACATCGACCTGCCGGATGGAACCGGCGACGATGCCTACCTGGCCGAACTGCGAGCAATCCTTCCTGTCCTGCTCCAGCGCGTCGCACCGGACCTCACCTTCTACATCGCTGGCGTCGACCCGCACGTGAGCGACCGTCTCGGCAGGCTGGCCTTGAGTGACGAAGGTCTCGCCGCGCGCGACGCCTATGTTCTGGAGACCTGTCTGCCTGCCACGCCGGTCGTAGGCGTCATCGGCGGCGGCTACGACGACGACATCGACAGGCTGGCGCATCGCCATGCCATCCTGCACCGCGCCGCCGCTGACGCCTGGCGAAGTGGTCGGGCGCGACCGGCGGCCCCACGTGACTGA
- a CDS encoding ATP-binding protein, whose amino-acid sequence MAIIVEDALRSADLSGLSTWIGEQPSWSDFPFLILTQRGGSVERNPLVQRLSRTLGNVGFLERPFHPTTLVSAVRTALRGRSRQYEARERMEEIRRGELLLEGRVVERTAELEAANRQLAAQIAEREKAEAALRQTQRLDAVGQLTSGIAHDFNNLLTVVIGNVEQLQKRIDDPAIQRRLAMMHEASRRGAQLTAQMLAFSRRQKLEPRAVDLNETVRGMGDLLQSTIGGSVHILEPDLAEGLWAAMIDPTQIELVILNLAINARDAMDVGGTLQIATGNVTRSAPQSPEEPPAGEHVMVSVSDNGSGMPSEVLAKVFEPFFTTKAVGKGSGLGLSQVYGLAKQSGGGVTIETSVGQGTTIRVFLPRTHASPAWKDTSAAIAPAAPSDGLTILVVDDDEAVRGVTADILKDLGYGVVEAGSGGAALDLFDTRADIRAVVLDFAMPGMNGGDVARELSGRRPGLPILFATGYADAQALASTPEEAIVHKPFDRVELAHKLASALS is encoded by the coding sequence ATGGCGATCATCGTGGAAGACGCGCTCCGTTCCGCCGACCTCAGCGGTCTTTCAACCTGGATCGGGGAGCAGCCGTCCTGGTCCGACTTTCCGTTTTTGATCCTGACGCAGCGTGGCGGCAGTGTGGAGCGAAACCCGCTCGTTCAGCGGCTTTCCAGGACTCTGGGCAACGTCGGCTTCCTTGAGCGGCCCTTTCATCCGACGACCCTGGTCAGCGCCGTGCGAACGGCCCTGCGCGGGCGCAGCCGTCAGTATGAAGCCCGCGAGCGCATGGAGGAAATCCGCCGCGGCGAACTTCTGCTGGAAGGCCGCGTCGTTGAACGCACTGCAGAACTCGAGGCCGCGAACCGGCAGCTAGCGGCCCAAATCGCCGAGCGGGAGAAGGCGGAAGCCGCCTTGCGTCAGACCCAGCGCCTTGACGCCGTGGGACAGCTGACCTCGGGCATCGCCCACGACTTCAACAATCTGCTCACGGTGGTCATCGGCAACGTCGAACAGTTGCAGAAGCGTATCGACGACCCGGCCATCCAGCGGCGCCTGGCCATGATGCACGAAGCGTCGCGGCGCGGCGCCCAGCTGACGGCCCAGATGCTCGCCTTCTCCCGCCGACAGAAGCTTGAGCCCCGCGCCGTCGATCTGAACGAGACGGTGCGCGGCATGGGCGACCTTCTCCAGAGTACGATCGGCGGCAGCGTGCACATCCTCGAACCGGATCTGGCCGAGGGCCTTTGGGCGGCGATGATCGACCCGACCCAGATTGAACTGGTCATTCTCAATCTGGCCATCAACGCTCGCGACGCCATGGACGTCGGCGGAACGTTGCAGATCGCCACCGGGAACGTCACGCGCTCTGCACCGCAAAGCCCCGAAGAGCCGCCGGCGGGCGAACATGTCATGGTGTCGGTATCCGATAACGGCTCCGGCATGCCGTCCGAAGTGCTGGCCAAGGTTTTCGAACCCTTCTTCACCACGAAGGCGGTGGGCAAGGGGTCGGGACTGGGTCTGAGCCAGGTCTACGGTCTGGCCAAGCAGTCGGGAGGCGGCGTCACGATCGAAACCAGCGTTGGCCAGGGTACGACCATTCGCGTCTTCCTGCCTCGCACCCATGCCAGTCCCGCCTGGAAGGACACATCAGCGGCGATCGCGCCAGCCGCGCCCTCAGATGGCTTGACTATTCTTGTGGTTGACGACGACGAGGCGGTTCGCGGGGTCACGGCGGATATACTGAAAGACCTCGGCTATGGAGTCGTTGAGGCAGGGAGCGGCGGAGCGGCCCTGGACCTTTTCGACACCCGTGCGGACATCCGGGCGGTCGTTCTCGACTTCGCCATGCCCGGGATGAACGGCGGCGACGTGGCGCGCGAACTCTCTGGTCGCAGGCCTGGTCTGCCCATTCTGTTCGCCACCGGCTACGCGGACGCCCAGGCCCTGGCGTCGACCCCTGAGGAAGCGATTGTTCACAAGCCGTTCGACAGGGTTGAACTGGCGCACAAACTCGCTTCGGCGCTTTCCTGA
- a CDS encoding response regulator: METAEVSDFPVDALHHIGCLTYEAAETETALALLERHPEISVLFTDINMPGIRDGLALAGETYRQRPDVRVIITSGQEHPTQAQMPPDGRFIAKPYNMDVITEMVRAFPRDG; this comes from the coding sequence ATGGAAACGGCAGAAGTCTCTGACTTCCCTGTAGATGCACTGCATCACATCGGGTGTTTGACCTACGAGGCCGCGGAGACCGAAACCGCGTTGGCGCTGCTTGAACGTCACCCTGAAATCTCGGTTCTGTTCACCGACATCAACATGCCCGGCATACGCGACGGCCTTGCCCTGGCGGGTGAGACATACCGGCAGCGACCGGACGTTCGAGTGATCATCACCTCCGGCCAGGAGCATCCCACGCAGGCGCAGATGCCCCCTGACGGCCGATTTATCGCCAAGCCGTATAATATGGACGTCATCACCGAAATGGTCCGCGCGTTCCCGCGGGACGGCTAG
- a CDS encoding ATPase domain-containing protein: MPKTTIERAEAAFGVPGLDDILVGGLERERVYLLEGAPGTGKTTAAMKFLLEGARLKERGLYITLSETEEELRSTARSHGWDLEGVEIFELVPPESLLDEQQQQSLLYSSDLELGETTRMIFESVERHVPRRVVIDSLSEIRLLAQSSLRYRRQVLALKHYFAKHGATVLLLDDLTTDINDKTVHSVAHGVVQLQELAPEYGAERRRVRVIKYRGRRFRGGYHDFTIKTGGLEVYPRIVASEHHSAFARDPMSSGLAELDDLLGGGVERGSSALILGPAGTGKSLFTINFAVAAVQRGEKAALFVFDEELGLLYDRMAKLGIDLRSMEADGKLIIEQVDAAELSPGEFASRVRSCVSAQNIQTVVIDSLNGYQAAMPQEQFLVLHIHELLQYLNRQGASTYLTVAQHGLVGEMKAPIDVTYLADTVILLRYFEARGQVRRAVSVIKKRAGEHETTIREFSIGAKGLTLGAPLNDFQGVLRGVPNFVGPGSGLMGDPSA; the protein is encoded by the coding sequence GTGCCTAAAACCACTATCGAGAGGGCCGAGGCCGCCTTTGGCGTCCCGGGCCTCGATGACATTCTCGTCGGCGGCCTGGAGCGTGAACGCGTCTATTTGCTGGAAGGCGCACCCGGCACCGGCAAGACCACAGCGGCTATGAAGTTTCTGCTGGAGGGCGCGCGCCTGAAGGAACGCGGCCTCTACATCACCCTTTCGGAAACCGAGGAAGAACTCCGCAGTACGGCCCGCTCCCACGGCTGGGACCTTGAAGGCGTCGAGATCTTCGAACTGGTGCCCCCGGAGAGTTTGCTGGACGAGCAGCAGCAGCAGAGCCTGCTGTACTCCTCCGACCTCGAATTGGGCGAAACCACGCGCATGATCTTCGAGTCGGTGGAACGCCATGTTCCGCGCCGCGTCGTGATCGACAGCCTTTCAGAAATCCGGCTACTGGCGCAAAGCTCACTGCGCTACCGCCGCCAGGTGCTGGCCCTGAAGCACTATTTCGCCAAACACGGCGCCACCGTGCTTCTTCTTGACGATCTGACCACCGACATTAACGACAAGACTGTTCACAGCGTCGCCCACGGCGTCGTCCAGTTGCAGGAACTCGCCCCCGAGTACGGCGCGGAGCGACGGCGGGTGCGGGTCATCAAGTATCGGGGCCGACGTTTCCGCGGCGGCTACCACGATTTCACCATCAAGACCGGTGGGCTCGAGGTCTATCCCCGCATCGTCGCTTCGGAACACCATTCCGCCTTCGCCCGCGATCCGATGTCGAGCGGCCTGGCCGAACTGGACGATCTCCTCGGAGGCGGCGTGGAACGCGGCTCCAGCGCCCTGATCCTCGGGCCCGCCGGCACCGGCAAGTCGCTTTTTACGATCAACTTCGCCGTTGCGGCCGTGCAGCGCGGTGAAAAGGCCGCCCTGTTCGTCTTCGACGAGGAACTCGGACTGCTTTACGACAGGATGGCCAAGCTCGGCATCGACCTGCGATCGATGGAGGCGGACGGCAAGCTGATCATCGAACAGGTCGACGCTGCCGAACTCTCGCCCGGCGAGTTCGCCTCCCGCGTCCGTTCCTGTGTCTCGGCCCAAAACATCCAGACGGTCGTGATCGACAGCCTCAACGGGTATCAGGCCGCGATGCCCCAGGAGCAGTTCCTCGTCCTGCATATCCACGAGCTTCTGCAGTATCTGAACCGTCAGGGCGCCTCGACTTATCTGACCGTCGCCCAGCATGGCCTCGTGGGCGAAATGAAGGCCCCGATCGACGTCACCTATCTGGCTGATACGGTGATCCTGCTGCGTTACTTCGAAGCGCGGGGCCAGGTTCGTCGCGCTGTCTCGGTGATCAAGAAGCGGGCCGGCGAGCATGAGACCACCATCCGCGAGTTCAGCATCGGCGCCAAAGGTCTGACCCTCGGCGCGCCTCTGAATGACTTCCAGGGTGTGTTGCGCGGCGTCCCCAACTTCGTCGGCCCGGGGTCCGGTCTTATGGGTGATCCGTCCGCATGA